Proteins co-encoded in one Cytophaga hutchinsonii ATCC 33406 genomic window:
- a CDS encoding transglutaminase-like domain-containing protein, whose translation MKFKIHSDITYQVMSPTTFIFNVHALRTESQHILDESLIVTPPIEIEEFSYNSGTSRFVRLKATENTTFSMSYTATVDTQYKVIDQRQELETVPVVDLDGDIIPFLFPSRYCQSDKLQKLAYKEFGKIENVYSKVLAITDWIYNNVEYISGSTNSQTSAFDTITERAGVCRDFAHLGIALCRALSIPARYFTGYAFKLNPPDFHACFEAYIGGNWIIFDATRLVPLNGLVKIATGRDAADAAVASIFGNASSTNMHVECASLDTDFTPFWYDKNSLKGLSFQ comes from the coding sequence ATGAAATTTAAAATACACAGTGACATTACCTATCAGGTTATGTCGCCAACAACATTCATTTTTAACGTTCATGCTTTACGCACGGAAAGCCAGCACATACTGGACGAATCATTGATCGTTACGCCACCAATAGAAATAGAAGAGTTTTCGTATAATTCAGGCACAAGCCGGTTTGTGCGATTAAAGGCAACTGAAAATACGACATTCAGTATGTCTTATACTGCCACGGTTGATACACAATACAAGGTTATTGATCAAAGACAGGAACTGGAAACTGTTCCCGTGGTAGATCTTGACGGAGATATTATTCCATTTCTCTTTCCAAGCCGTTATTGTCAATCAGACAAGCTTCAAAAACTGGCGTACAAAGAATTCGGCAAAATCGAAAATGTCTATTCAAAAGTACTTGCGATTACAGACTGGATCTATAACAATGTTGAATACATCAGCGGCAGTACAAATTCACAAACGTCGGCCTTTGACACCATAACAGAACGTGCAGGCGTGTGCCGCGATTTTGCACATTTAGGGATTGCTTTATGCAGAGCCTTATCTATTCCTGCACGTTACTTTACTGGTTATGCCTTTAAATTAAATCCACCTGACTTTCATGCATGCTTTGAAGCCTATATCGGAGGCAACTGGATCATCTTTGATGCTACACGATTGGTACCACTTAACGGACTTGTAAAAATAGCTACAGGACGTGATGCTGCAGATGCTGCCGTGGCCAGCATCTTTGGAAATGCTTCCAGTACAAATATGCATGTGGAATGCGCATCACTCGATACAGATTTTACACCGTTCTGGTATGATAAAAATTCATTAAAAGGTCTCTCTTTCCAGTGA
- a CDS encoding peptidase has translation MTYCLAIKVKDGLVAISDTCITAGSSISIKKKVHVEQYDKHSMFIMTSGLRSVRDKAINYFQELTEINKTYNKLYKAVNAFGEQIKRVAVEDKNFLLNAGLKFNLNTIIGGQLKDDDEHKLFLIYSEGNWVELDEGSPYVIIGNSGQGKAILNRILNPNTRMKQALKAGFLSFDSTRVSSNNVDFPIDVVLYKKDSFQMFEKRYEQKDLAAISDLWAAKLKNALDEIPEDWIDKTFDKLEEKLDNPPAPSN, from the coding sequence ATGACGTATTGCCTTGCAATTAAAGTTAAGGACGGCCTGGTGGCGATTTCAGACACCTGCATTACAGCAGGTTCAAGTATTTCCATCAAAAAGAAAGTACATGTAGAGCAATATGATAAACATTCTATGTTTATCATGACAAGCGGCCTGCGTTCGGTGCGTGATAAAGCCATTAATTATTTTCAGGAATTAACAGAGATAAATAAAACATATAATAAATTATATAAAGCTGTTAATGCCTTTGGAGAGCAGATCAAACGCGTTGCAGTGGAAGATAAAAATTTTTTATTAAATGCCGGTTTAAAATTTAATTTGAACACCATTATTGGCGGGCAATTAAAAGATGACGATGAGCATAAATTATTTCTTATTTATTCAGAAGGAAACTGGGTTGAACTGGATGAAGGATCTCCCTACGTGATTATAGGAAATTCCGGGCAGGGCAAAGCCATATTAAACAGAATTCTTAATCCGAATACACGCATGAAACAGGCATTAAAAGCCGGTTTTCTTTCTTTTGATTCTACACGTGTAAGTTCAAACAATGTAGATTTCCCTATTGATGTTGTGCTCTACAAAAAAGACTCTTTTCAGATGTTTGAAAAACGGTATGAACAAAAAGACCTGGCTGCTATCTCTGATCTGTGGGCAGCAAAACTAAAAAATGCACTGGACGAAATTCCGGAAGACTGGATCGATAAGACCTTTGACAAACTTGAAGAGAAACTCGACAATCCTCCTGCACCTTCCAATTAA